Within the Enterobacter bugandensis genome, the region TCGATTCTGTAGCGATAGCTTATAAGGAAGAAAAGATAAGTCTGTCAAACTATCTGCTAACCTTCCTTGTTGCATATTCCGGGCGGCGACCTATGCAAATATCTCAACTTGAAGCTGGTGATCTCTTAGCTTTTAATGGAGAGTACTTTCTCAATATCCCAAGAATTAAACAACGAAATGGATATAGAAAAGAGTTTAGAAAATTACAAATTCCAGAAGAGCTTTTCAGCCAATTGACATATCTCGTTGAAGCTGTGAATTCGCTGGTCAATGACACATTAAAAATCGATTTAAGTGAAAAACAAAAGAGAAAACTACCAATTTTTATAAACACATATCCATTCAAAAAAGGATGTGTTGAGCTAAACATGATTGAAAGTGGTGGATTAAAACTTAACCCCTATGCCATAACACTAAAAATAAGGAACACTATAAATCGTTCAATAAATGAATATCAAGCCTATCTGGGGTGTATAAATTCGCGCAGATTTAGATATTCATTAGGCACTAAGGTTGCACAATTGGGTTATAGTCCTTCACTGATAGCAAATGTTTTGGACCATTCTTCAATCAATTCTGTTATGAGTTATATAGAAAATACAGCGGAAAATGGCAAGAGGATTAATGAAGCTGTAAACGAACTAATGAAGCCACTGGCTAACAAATTTATTGAGGGAAAAGAGCTTCAGCAAGAGTTAGATTCTTTGAAGCATTTGATAGAAGAATACTGCGGTGGATCTAAAACTAACTCTTTTGATAATACAGCAATATCGTTAGTAACTAATTCTATCGACGATATGATCAATAGCATTTAAAAGAAGGATAAAGTGATGAAAGAAATCCATGATAAAATGATCAATAACTTCATTATCGCTAATAAGGCTCATGCGAAAAATTTTGGAAATTTTGAGTGGGATAATTCAAGTTGGGGAGGCGGAATTACATTTTTTAGCGGAATCAAGGTTAGAATGGGGAACAAGAATAAGAAATTAATGAATTATAACATTGCAGAGTTCGCAAAAGCATATGTATGGCATGAGTGCTTTCATGATTTATCTGTAGCTTTCAGAGTGCTGAGATTATTTAGGATGTTAGAAATTGCCATAGTTAAAACAAATAAAGAAGTTAAGGATTCAAGTATAGATCATAAAGTATTAGATGAAGTTATGACTATTGTTCAAGAAAATTTTGCAATATCCACTTCTTATAAAATATATTTAGATCTTAGGGTATTATGTTCTTTTATGTCTAAGAACGAAATGTTGCCAGAATCCATTACACGATGGTCATATCCATTTAAGGCATATGATGCTTACACAAATAGCACAATGGATTCGATGGGAAATTTATCCAATCAGAAAAAACTTCCTGATGAAAAGGCTATAGATTTTATTGGTAAAATATTTAGCTCTAATCCAGTTAATGAAAGGGACATATTTACATCTTCTATTTTTGCATTGCTCTTATGTGCTCCATCTCGAATTAGTGAAATTATGCTTTTGGAAGAGGACTGTGAAGTTATAGTTGAAGATAGTAATGGCATATCAAGATATGGTTTGCGATTTCTTTCTCTGAAGGGCTTTGGATACAATACCAAATGGATTCCAGACTGTATGGTTCCTGTAGCTTCAAAGGCTATCATGCGATTGAAAAAACTTACAAGGAATGCAAGGGTTGTTTCACGGTTGATAAAAGCAGGGGAAATAAATTTATACGAGTCATTAAACAGAAGTGCATTTGATTGTTTAACAATTGAAGATCTCCACAAACTTGGCTTTGTTATAAATCAATTAAATATCTCCCAAGAAAATCTAAAATTCTTGTCTAAGATAAAACATGGCACAGTCAGTGTAAAAGCATTTTGGATTTATATACAGCGAAAGAATGTTAATTCTGAAGATATTAATGCTAATTTATGCTCCATAAATCATAATTTATTGGACTCTATCAAGGGTGCTGATATTTTCACAACAATTAAGGCATCTTCAAAGTATTTTAGAGGGGATTTTCGCACCGATAATATGAATA harbors:
- a CDS encoding tyrosine-type recombinase/integrase; amino-acid sequence: MFQTLRKLQESQYSVFETKDGNFKVNFSYSKWKISESITLNIDSLRMVISAYIPIKTTLAYFAINYSASYTKKMFYAVKHYIKACNTNDSLFSKDCIKYYYKVVSSLDYTHAETVKYFFMKMSGLYPSLFSSEAIIFLENIKVKKTNANKSIKTRDYKKGPFSDSQLKVIIDSVAIAYKEEKISLSNYLLTFLVAYSGRRPMQISQLEAGDLLAFNGEYFLNIPRIKQRNGYRKEFRKLQIPEELFSQLTYLVEAVNSLVNDTLKIDLSEKQKRKLPIFINTYPFKKGCVELNMIESGGLKLNPYAITLKIRNTINRSINEYQAYLGCINSRRFRYSLGTKVAQLGYSPSLIANVLDHSSINSVMSYIENTAENGKRINEAVNELMKPLANKFIEGKELQQELDSLKHLIEEYCGGSKTNSFDNTAISLVTNSIDDMINSI